In one window of Rhipicephalus sanguineus isolate Rsan-2018 unplaced genomic scaffold, BIME_Rsan_1.4 Seq1182, whole genome shotgun sequence DNA:
- the LOC119376370 gene encoding sortilin-related receptor isoform X1: MNIDSLAARSTYSVSLLFCTILLGTADQLVIVEDTTSLPCSANNFKCAGADVCVPISLLCDGKADCSDGSDEDNCVARRNCSAIEFRCTSGGQCVSSWRRCDGHYDCADQSDEASCAAETCHPDQFQCKNHTGACIPSGWVCDGVEDCADGSDEDECQYTSSCSDDVMFRCGNGLCVSKGWRCDGEVDCDDRSDETNCPRGTCSSKKFECETGQCIRRELLCNGHPDCLDGSDEDASTVCAPASCPVGEFQCGPVRSRCVPEEYRCDGYPQCADGSDEKDCPGLTWNVTDFFCENDQRVPLLVRCDGNFDCDDGSDESVQVCYMMQTCPGNKSRCDSPEGSCVPLDVVCDGYEDCVGGSDERNCEGVTCSFQGEFTCKSGQCVPKTSVCDGYLDCEDGSDEHRTICALKCAEGEFSCKNPRGTCVPSEYRCDGGMDCEDESDEIGC, translated from the exons ATGAACATCGACTCATTGGCCGCGCGATCAACGTACTCAGTATCTCTCCTCTTCTGCACCATCCTTCTTGGGACCGCCGACCAACTCGTCATCGTGGAAGATACGACCAGTCTTCCTTGCTCGGCGAACAACTTCAAGTGCGCCGGAGCTGACGTGTGCGTCCCAATCTCGCTGCTTTGCGATGGTAAAGCGGACTGCTCCGACGGCTCGGACGAAGATAACTGCGTGGCAAGACGAAACTGCTCAGCGATCGAATTCCGGTGCACGAGCGGCGGCCAGTGCGTCTCGAGCTGGAGGCGATGCGACGGCCATTACGACTGCGCCGACCAGTCGGACGAGGCCTCCTGCGCAGCAGAGACGTGCCACCCCGATCAGTTTCAGTGCAAGAACCACACCGGAGCGTGCATACCCTCCGGGTGGGTGTGCGACGGAGTCGAAGACTGCGCCGATGGCTCTGACGAAGATGAGTGCCAGTACACCTCCTCCTGCTCCGATGACGTCATGTTCCGGTGCGGCAACGGCCTCTGTGTCTCTAAGGGGTGGAG GTGCGACGGAGAAGTCGACTGCGACGACCGCTCGGACGAGACCAACTGTCCACGTGGGACATGCTCTTCGAAGAAGTTCGAGTGCGAAACCGGTCAGTGCATACGGAGAGAGTTGCTCTGCAACGGTCACCCCGACTGCCTAGACGGATCTGACGAAGACGCGTCCACCGTATGCGCCCCCGCGTCGTGTCCAGTCGGTGAGTTCCAGTGCGGTCCCGTTCGCAGTCGTTGCGTACCCGAGGAGTACCGGTGCGACGGTTACCCGCAATGCGCCGACGGGTCGGACGAAAAGGACTGCCCTGGCTTGACCTGGAACGTAACGGACTTTTTCTGCGAGAACGACCAGCGGGTTCCGCTGTTGGTACGCTGCGACGGAAACTTCGACTGCGACGACGGGTCCGACGAAAGCGTCCAAGTATGTTACATGATGCAGACGTGCCCTGGCAACAAGTCTCGGTGCGATTCGCCCGAAGGTTCCTGCGTTCCGCTCGACGTCGTGTGCGACGGTTACGAAGACTGCGTCGGAGGATCGGACGAGAGAAACTGCGAAGGTGTCACGTGTTCGTTCCAAGGTGAGTTCACGTGCAAGAGCGGTCAGTGCGTGCCGAAGACGTCGGTGTGTGACGGTTACCTGGACTGCGAGGACGGGTCCGACGAACACCGCACCATCTGCGCGCTGAAGTGCGCTGAGGGCGAGTTCTCTTGCAAGAACCCCCGCGGAACTTGCGTTCCTAGCGAGTACCGCTGCGACGGCGGCATGGACTGCGAAGACGAGTCAGACGAAATAGGATGTTGA
- the LOC119376373 gene encoding very low-density lipoprotein receptor — protein sequence MSAIPAALLSVLVLGNAIGGTAAYSVLVSRSSENCLTNEFKCASDGNCIRVARLCDGTDDCDDGSDERGCPQATRTCSVTEFRCRSGQCIAGWRRCDGEPDCNDFSDEERMTCGEGGTCHPDQFACKNRTGTCIPAEWRCDRVRDCTDGSDEEGCPNATCSEDKEFACRNGRCILKGWRCDGDDDCGDGSDEENCRRETCSASKFGCGSGGCVPSRLRCDGRRDCRDGSDEDPSSCRAGLCRDDEFACGPLSANACVPLKSRCDGNEDCPDGSDEKECGTTDCVRYDVLCGDGQCVRIWSRCDVQNVS from the coding sequence ATGTCTGCCATTCCTGCTGCCCTACTGTCTGTGCTGGTCTTGGGCAACGCCATCGGAGGAACGGCGGCCTACAGCGTTCTAGTTTCGAGGTCATCGGAGAATTGCCTGACGAACGAGTTCAAGTGCGCCAGCGACGGGAACTGCATTCGAGTGGCTCGTCTGTGCGACGGAACTGATGACTGTGACGATGGTTCCGACGAAAGAGGCTGCCCGCAGGCCACTCGCACGTGCTCAGTGACGGAATTTCGGTGCCGAAGTGGCCAGTGCATTGCCGGGTGGCGTCGTTGCGACGGTGAGCCCGACTGCAACGACTTCTCGGACGAGGAGAGGATGACCTGCGGTGAGGGCGGTACCTGTCACCCGGACCAGTTCGCGTGCAAGAACCGCACAGGTACTTGCATTCCCGCCGAATGGCGATGCGACCGGGTTCGCGACTGCACCGACGGCTCGGACGAAGAGGGCTGCCCGAACGCGACCTGTTCGGAGGACAAGGAGTTCGCCTGTAGGAACGGTCGGTGCATCCTGAAGGGCTGGAGGTGCGACGGTGACGATGATTGCGGCGACGGATCGGACGAAGAGAACTGTCGGCGAGAGACGTGCTCGGCGTCCAAGTTCGGGTGCGGCAGCGGCGGGTGCGTTCCGAGTCGTCTACGCTGCGACGGACGTCGCGACTGCCGGGACGGGTCAGACGAAGACCCCAGTTCCTGCCGTGCCGGGTTGTGCCGCGACGACGAGTTTGCCTGTGGGCCTCTGTCGGCTAACGCTTGCGTTCCCTTGAAGTCCCGGTGCGACGGTAACGAAGACTGCCCCGACGGATCGGATGAAAAGGAGTGCGGTACCACGGACTGCGTCAGGTACGACGTCTTGTGTGGCGACGGCCAGTGCGTCAGGATTTGGTCGCGCTGCGACGTTCAGAATGTTTCGTGA
- the LOC119376370 gene encoding sortilin-related receptor isoform X2, with protein MNIDSLAARSTYSVSLLFCTILLGTADQLVIVEDTTSLPCSANNFKCAGADVCVPISLLCDGKADCSDGSDEDNCVARRNCSAIEFRCTSGGQCVSSWRRCDGHYDCADQSDEASCAAETCHPDQFQCKNHTGACIPSGWVCDGVRDCADGSDEDECQYTSYCSDDDSFLCGDGHCVPKGWRCDGEVDCDDRSDETNCPRGTCSSKKFECETGQCIRRELLCNGHPDCLDGSDEDASTVCAPASCPVGEFQCGPVRSRCVPEEYRCDGYPQCADGSDEKDCPGLTWNVTDFFCENDQRVPLLVRCDGNFDCDDGSDESVQVCYMMQTCPGNKSRCDSPEGSCVPLDVVCDGYEDCVGGSDERNCEGVTCSFQGEFTCKSGQCVPKTSVCDGYLDCEDGSDEHRTICALKCAEGEFSCKNPRGTCVPSEYRCDGGMDCEDESDEIGC; from the exons ATGAACATCGACTCATTGGCCGCGCGATCAACGTACTCAGTATCTCTCCTCTTCTGCACCATCCTTCTTGGGACCGCCGACCAACTCGTCATCGTGGAAGATACGACCAGTCTTCCTTGCTCGGCGAACAACTTCAAGTGCGCCGGAGCTGACGTGTGCGTCCCAATCTCGCTGCTTTGCGATGGTAAAGCGGACTGCTCCGACGGCTCGGACGAAGATAACTGCGTGGCAAGACGAAACTGCTCAGCGATCGAATTCCGGTGCACGAGCGGCGGCCAGTGCGTCTCGAGCTGGAGGCGATGCGACGGCCATTACGACTGCGCCGACCAGTCGGACGAGGCCTCCTGCGCAGCAGAGACGTGCCACCCCGATCAGTTTCAGTGCAAGAACCACACCGGAGCGTGCATACCCTCCGGGTGGGT GTGCGACGGGGTCCGAGACTGCGCCGATGGCTCTGACGAAGATGAGTGCCAGTACACCTCCTACTGCTCCGATGACGACTCGTTCCTGTGCGGCGACGGCCACTGTGTCCCTAAGGGGTGGAGGTGCGACGGAGAAGTCGACTGCGACGACCGCTCGGACGAGACCAACTGTCCACGTGGGACATGCTCTTCGAAGAAGTTCGAGTGCGAAACCGGTCAGTGCATACGGAGAGAGTTGCTCTGCAACGGTCACCCCGACTGCCTAGACGGATCTGACGAAGACGCGTCCACCGTATGCGCCCCCGCGTCGTGTCCAGTCGGTGAGTTCCAGTGCGGTCCCGTTCGCAGTCGTTGCGTACCCGAGGAGTACCGGTGCGACGGTTACCCGCAATGCGCCGACGGGTCGGACGAAAAGGACTGCCCTGGCTTGACCTGGAACGTAACGGACTTTTTCTGCGAGAACGACCAGCGGGTTCCGCTGTTGGTACGCTGCGACGGAAACTTCGACTGCGACGACGGGTCCGACGAAAGCGTCCAAGTATGTTACATGATGCAGACGTGCCCTGGCAACAAGTCTCGGTGCGATTCGCCCGAAGGTTCCTGCGTTCCGCTCGACGTCGTGTGCGACGGTTACGAAGACTGCGTCGGAGGATCGGACGAGAGAAACTGCGAAGGTGTCACGTGTTCGTTCCAAGGTGAGTTCACGTGCAAGAGCGGTCAGTGCGTGCCGAAGACGTCGGTGTGTGACGGTTACCTGGACTGCGAGGACGGGTCCGACGAACACCGCACCATCTGCGCGCTGAAGTGCGCTGAGGGCGAGTTCTCTTGCAAGAACCCCCGCGGAACTTGCGTTCCTAGCGAGTACCGCTGCGACGGCGGCATGGACTGCGAAGACGAGTCAGACGAAATAGGATGTTGA